From Paracoccus suum, the proteins below share one genomic window:
- a CDS encoding DNA-3-methyladenine glycosylase I, whose protein sequence is MEDRCAWCGTDPVYVAYHDEEWGVPEYDPRALWEKLVLDGFQAGLSWITILRKRAAFREVFEGFDPERVAAWGDAEVTAALANPGIIRHRGKIESAIRGARAFLQIEAAEGFAPFLWDFVGGAPVHNTFRPGEIPTSSPASSAMSKALNQKGFRFCGPVITYAFMEATGMVNDHVVTCPRHAAVRALSAG, encoded by the coding sequence ATGGAGGATCGTTGCGCCTGGTGTGGAACCGACCCGGTCTATGTCGCCTACCACGACGAGGAATGGGGTGTGCCGGAATACGACCCGCGCGCGCTATGGGAAAAGCTGGTGCTGGACGGATTCCAGGCCGGCCTCAGTTGGATCACCATCCTGCGCAAGCGCGCCGCCTTCCGCGAGGTATTCGAGGGGTTCGACCCCGAGCGCGTGGCCGCCTGGGGCGACGCTGAGGTCACCGCCGCGCTGGCAAACCCCGGCATCATCCGCCACCGCGGCAAGATCGAATCGGCCATCAGGGGCGCCCGCGCCTTTCTGCAGATCGAGGCGGCCGAGGGGTTTGCCCCCTTCCTGTGGGATTTTGTCGGGGGCGCGCCCGTCCACAACACCTTCCGCCCGGGCGAGATCCCGACAAGTAGCCCCGCCTCGAGCGCGATGAGCAAAGCCCTGAACCAAAAGGGTTTCCGCTTTTGCGGGCCGGTCATCACCTATGCCTTCATGGAGGCGACGGGCATGGTCAACGACCATGTCGTGACTTGCCCGCGTCACGCGGCGGTCAGGGCGCTGTCAGCTGGATGA
- the phbB gene encoding acetoacetyl-CoA reductase: protein MARVAIVTGGSRGIGASISKALQEAGYHVAANYAGNDAAAEAFTSETGIKTYKWSVADYDACAEGVRKVEAELGPVDVLINNAGITRDAMFHKMTPAQWKEVIDTNLSGVFNMTHPVWGGMRDRKFGRIITISSINGQKGQAGQANYSAAKAGDIGLTRALAQEGARAGITVNVIAPGYIGTEMVRAIDERVLAERIIPQIPVGRLGEPEEIARCAVFLASDDAGFITGSTISANGGQYFT from the coding sequence ATGGCGAGGGTTGCTATCGTAACCGGAGGGTCGCGCGGCATCGGCGCGTCAATATCCAAGGCATTGCAGGAGGCGGGTTATCACGTCGCCGCAAATTACGCGGGAAATGACGCCGCGGCCGAGGCTTTTACCTCCGAAACCGGGATCAAGACCTACAAATGGTCCGTCGCTGATTACGACGCCTGCGCCGAGGGCGTGCGCAAGGTCGAGGCGGAACTGGGCCCCGTTGACGTCCTGATCAACAACGCGGGCATCACCCGCGACGCGATGTTTCACAAGATGACCCCTGCGCAGTGGAAGGAAGTCATCGACACCAACCTGTCCGGCGTCTTCAACATGACCCACCCGGTCTGGGGCGGCATGCGCGATCGCAAGTTCGGCAGGATCATCACCATCAGCTCGATCAATGGACAAAAGGGCCAGGCCGGCCAGGCGAATTACTCGGCCGCAAAGGCAGGCGACATCGGCCTGACCCGTGCCCTCGCGCAGGAGGGCGCGCGCGCCGGCATCACGGTCAACGTCATTGCGCCGGGTTATATCGGCACGGAAATGGTCCGCGCTATCGACGAGCGCGTCTTGGCAGAGCGCATCATCCCCCAGATCCCGGTCGGGCGGCTTGGCGAGCCCGAGGAGATCGCCCGCTGCGCCGTATTCCTCGCCTCGGACGACGCC
- a CDS encoding EAL domain-containing protein: MDDGHDRALGSSPVDQAMAKQARLTMATVRRAVDRRDAVLAFQPVVQADRPSRAAFHEGLIRIIDETGRFVPLRDFMPQAETTDLGRRIDCLSLALGLEALAEDPAMRLSINMSARSIGYPDWLATMQHFTGGDDRITERLVLEITESSAMDEPELVTGFMRDWQARGVSFALDDFGAGYTSFRYLRDFNFDMIKVDGQFVREIASRPDNQVLTQALIRIAHHFDMFTVAESVETADDAAFLIQMGVDCLQGFYFGAPTIVPPWRTPNASARR, encoded by the coding sequence ATGGACGACGGACATGACAGGGCATTAGGCAGCTCGCCTGTGGATCAGGCGATGGCCAAGCAGGCGCGGCTGACCATGGCCACCGTGCGCCGCGCGGTCGACCGGCGCGATGCGGTGCTGGCCTTCCAGCCCGTGGTCCAGGCCGACCGTCCGTCCCGCGCGGCCTTTCACGAAGGGCTGATCCGCATCATCGACGAAACCGGGCGGTTCGTGCCGCTGCGCGATTTCATGCCCCAGGCGGAAACCACGGACCTCGGCCGGCGCATCGACTGCCTCTCCCTGGCGCTGGGCCTCGAGGCACTGGCCGAAGATCCGGCCATGCGCCTGTCCATCAATATGTCGGCCCGATCCATCGGCTATCCCGACTGGCTGGCGACGATGCAGCATTTCACCGGCGGCGATGATCGCATCACTGAACGGCTGGTCCTGGAAATCACCGAAAGCTCTGCCATGGACGAGCCGGAATTGGTGACGGGTTTCATGCGCGATTGGCAAGCGCGCGGCGTCAGTTTCGCGCTGGACGATTTTGGCGCGGGCTACACCTCTTTCCGCTATCTGCGCGATTTCAATTTCGACATGATCAAGGTCGATGGCCAGTTCGTCCGGGAAATCGCATCCCGGCCGGACAATCAGGTGCTGACCCAGGCACTCATCCGCATTGCCCATCATTTCGACATGTTCACCGTGGCGGAATCGGTCGAGACTGCGGATGATGCCGCATTCCTGATCCAGATGGGTGTCGATTGCTTGCAAGGCTTCTATTTCGGCGCGCCGACGATCGTGCCGCCCTGGCGCACGCCCAACGCCTCGGCCCGCCGCTAG
- a CDS encoding TlpA family protein disulfide reductase — MARLVLITALLGFANLALPGAGAAGAVDWDAARAAGLPKLAETAEPALAPDIPFLDKDGAKVRLADWKGKVVLVNFWATWCAPCRAEMPSLDVLQRELGGDDFQVVTIATGRNPVPAIEKFYDEIGVKDLPILRDERQQLARAMGVLGLPVSVILDTEGREVARLIGDADWSSEAGKSVIIQLTAP, encoded by the coding sequence ATGGCTCGGCTCGTCCTTATCACGGCGCTTCTCGGCTTCGCAAACCTTGCCCTTCCGGGGGCCGGCGCGGCGGGTGCGGTCGACTGGGACGCCGCCCGCGCCGCCGGTCTGCCGAAGCTGGCCGAGACAGCCGAGCCCGCACTCGCGCCCGACATTCCCTTTCTTGACAAGGACGGCGCCAAGGTCCGCCTGGCCGACTGGAAGGGCAAGGTCGTGCTGGTCAACTTCTGGGCGACGTGGTGCGCGCCCTGCCGGGCGGAGATGCCCTCGCTCGACGTCCTGCAGCGCGAGTTGGGGGGTGATGATTTCCAGGTCGTGACCATCGCCACCGGCCGCAACCCGGTTCCGGCCATCGAAAAGTTCTATGACGAGATCGGCGTCAAGGACCTGCCCATCCTGCGCGACGAGCGCCAGCAGCTGGCCCGTGCGATGGGCGTTCTGGGCCTGCCGGTGTCGGTGATCCTCGACACCGAGGGGCGCGAGGTCGCGCGCCTGATCGGCGATGCCGACTGGTCGTCCGAGGCCGGCAAGTCAGTCATCATCCAGCTGACAGCGCCCTGA